In Deltaproteobacteria bacterium, a single genomic region encodes these proteins:
- a CDS encoding Uma2 family endonuclease translates to MGAQSKPKKEMGFNYGDYLKWPENERWELIGGVPYNMTPAPSRTHQEILVALLNKFYNFLTDKECRVYVAPFDVRLPDGEEKEDEITTIVQPDLVVVCDQGKLDDKGCLGPPDLIVEITSPSTARKDLKEKFSLYERMGVNEYWIVNPTDEIIMVFSLDPQRQYGRPSVYAIEDTIQVGILDELSIPLKDIFKK, encoded by the coding sequence ATGGGCGCTCAGTCAAAACCTAAAAAAGAAATGGGCTTCAATTACGGCGACTATTTAAAGTGGCCGGAGAATGAACGTTGGGAATTGATCGGCGGGGTTCCCTACAATATGACCCCGGCCCCATCCCGGACCCATCAAGAAATTCTCGTGGCCCTGTTGAATAAATTTTATAATTTCCTGACTGATAAAGAGTGCCGAGTTTATGTCGCCCCTTTCGACGTCCGTTTGCCTGACGGTGAAGAGAAAGAAGATGAAATAACCACCATCGTCCAGCCCGATCTGGTCGTAGTCTGTGACCAAGGCAAGTTAGATGATAAGGGGTGTCTCGGCCCTCCCGACCTGATTGTCGAAATAACTTCCCCATCAACTGCCCGTAAGGATCTCAAAGAAAAATTCTCTCTCTATGAACGCATGGGGGTCAACGAATACTGGATCGTCAACCCCACGGATGAAATCATAATGGTTTTCAGTTTGGATCCCCAAAGGCAGTATGGGAGACCGTCGGTTTATGCCATAGAGGACACCATCCAGGTGGGAATCCTGGACGAATTATCCATTCCTCTAAAAGATATCTTCAAGAAATAA
- a CDS encoding type II toxin-antitoxin system PemK/MazF family toxin — MTSAAIKRGEVWWVSLDPTQGSEIKKTRPCLVLSTNILNRLRKTMEIKIMESKIVKGLFLCGEVLEYPGKDWRL, encoded by the coding sequence ATGACCTCTGCAGCAATTAAACGGGGTGAGGTGTGGTGGGTTAGTCTTGACCCAACCCAAGGCTCTGAAATTAAAAAGACCAGACCTTGTCTGGTGTTATCAACTAATATACTTAACCGGTTACGTAAAACTATGGAAATCAAAATCATGGAATCGAAAATCGTTAAAGGGCTTTTTCTTTGCGGGGAAGTTTTGGAATATCCAGGGAAAGACTGGCGGCTATAA
- a CDS encoding M20/M25/M40 family metallo-hydrolase, protein MMFVFLTGSTLFVEGAYADPLQSDIDVLAKKVEPKVVQWRRDIHEHPELGYQEVRTAKLVADHLRSLGMEVQTGVAKTGVIGILRGTKSTPVVALRADMDALPVKELTGLPYASKVEATWKGAKVPVMHACGHDTHTAMRMGAAEVLAG, encoded by the coding sequence ATGATGTTTGTCTTTTTGACAGGTTCAACTCTGTTTGTTGAGGGCGCGTATGCCGACCCGCTTCAATCGGATATTGATGTTCTGGCCAAAAAGGTCGAACCGAAAGTCGTTCAGTGGCGTCGAGATATTCACGAGCATCCTGAGCTTGGCTATCAGGAAGTCAGAACCGCCAAACTCGTCGCCGATCATTTGAGAAGTCTCGGGATGGAAGTGCAGACCGGCGTAGCGAAGACCGGTGTCATTGGTATTTTGAGAGGCACAAAAAGCACCCCGGTCGTTGCCCTTCGGGCCGATATGGATGCCTTACCGGTCAAGGAACTGACCGGCCTGCCTTATGCGTCCAAGGTTGAAGCGACCTGGAAAGGGGCCAAGGTCCCCGTGATGCATGCCTGCGGCCATGACACTCATACGGCGATGCGGATGGGCGCTGCCGAAGTCCTGGCCGGGT